The Endozoicomonas montiporae CL-33 genome contains a region encoding:
- a CDS encoding hydrolase: MLPFSPCPGLNSPHLQTLWSPLFRKPKTLKRHRECFTTSDSDFLHLDWYGPKESDHLVVLLHGLTGSSESKYITGLQTRLDQQGIQSVCINFRGCSGEPNWQPRSYHSGDSQELKDVLQHLKQQYPDKQMMAAGYSLGGNVLLKYQGEEGSNSLLSAAVAVSVPFRLDHCAHRMNHGATRIYRNRFLTDMHRQMHDKLRFFQRQGWHDRAKALEPFTNYGYLNTFEDFDHYITAALHGFQSGEDYYRKASSRYYLEGITRPTLIIHSSDDPFMTPDCVPQPEELSDSTELELTCRGGHVGFIGGRPHQLDYWLEQRIPEFLTQHKCSSC; this comes from the coding sequence ATGCTGCCATTTTCCCCCTGCCCCGGACTCAACAGCCCCCATCTGCAGACATTATGGTCACCCCTGTTTCGCAAGCCCAAAACACTTAAACGACACCGTGAATGTTTTACAACCAGCGACAGTGATTTTCTGCATCTGGACTGGTACGGGCCGAAAGAATCGGATCATCTGGTCGTGTTACTGCATGGACTCACCGGCAGTTCCGAATCCAAATACATCACCGGCCTGCAAACCCGTCTTGATCAGCAGGGCATACAATCAGTCTGCATCAATTTCAGAGGGTGCAGTGGCGAGCCCAACTGGCAGCCACGCAGTTACCACTCGGGGGATAGTCAGGAGTTAAAGGATGTACTTCAGCATTTAAAGCAACAATATCCTGACAAACAAATGATGGCAGCTGGCTACTCTCTGGGCGGTAATGTTCTGCTGAAATACCAGGGGGAAGAAGGCAGTAACAGTTTACTGTCAGCCGCTGTCGCCGTATCGGTACCTTTTCGGCTGGATCACTGTGCCCATCGAATGAACCATGGCGCGACACGCATCTATCGCAACCGTTTTCTAACCGATATGCACCGGCAAATGCACGACAAGCTTCGTTTTTTTCAGAGGCAGGGCTGGCATGATCGCGCCAAAGCGCTGGAGCCGTTTACCAACTATGGCTACCTGAACACCTTTGAAGACTTTGACCACTACATCACTGCTGCCCTGCATGGTTTTCAGAGCGGAGAAGATTACTACCGCAAAGCCAGCAGCCGCTACTATCTGGAAGGCATCACCCGCCCCACCCTGATCATCCATTCCAGTGATGACCCGTTTATGACACCGGACTGTGTGCCACAGCCTGAAGAACTGTCGGACAGTACAGAACTGGAACTGACTTGCCGCGGCGGGCATGTCGGCTTTATCGGTGGTCGCCCGCATCAACTGGACTACTGGCTGGAACAGCGCATTCCCGAATTCCTGACTCAACATAAATGCTCATCCTGTTGA
- the mobA gene encoding molybdenum cofactor guanylyltransferase, protein MSSLYGLVLAGGRSSRMGRNKALLEWQDKPLFRAMAETLTAAGAAPVLISANSETAGLYCGQNYGQTVIDRLPGRGPLSGIHAALLSIKELEINDESCLLVVPVDMPLLSAESLKHLADYCAQHQSACYFQDFTLPVCLPVNPQVRKQVDQAINSPDRKDYSIWRLLHQLDGKAIPLPAPEQATLFRNTNTPQEWQACQTFVWSQNIHKEYS, encoded by the coding sequence ATGAGCAGTTTATACGGGCTCGTTCTGGCTGGCGGACGATCGTCCAGAATGGGTCGCAACAAGGCACTGCTGGAATGGCAGGACAAACCGTTGTTTCGGGCAATGGCTGAAACCCTGACGGCAGCAGGGGCTGCCCCTGTGCTGATCAGTGCCAACAGCGAGACGGCTGGCCTTTATTGCGGTCAAAATTACGGTCAAACCGTTATCGACCGTTTGCCGGGCAGAGGCCCGCTCAGTGGTATTCATGCGGCATTGCTGAGTATTAAGGAGCTGGAAATTAATGATGAATCGTGCCTACTGGTTGTACCGGTGGATATGCCATTGCTGTCAGCCGAATCGCTGAAGCATCTGGCGGATTATTGCGCGCAGCATCAGTCTGCCTGCTATTTTCAGGACTTCACGCTGCCTGTCTGCCTTCCGGTCAATCCACAAGTGCGCAAGCAGGTGGATCAGGCGATTAACAGCCCGGATCGAAAAGATTATTCGATCTGGCGCTTGCTCCATCAGCTGGACGGCAAAGCCATTCCACTGCCCGCACCGGAGCAGGCAACGCTGTTCAGAAATACCAATACTCCACAAGAGTGGCAGGCATGCCAGACTTTTGTCTGGAGTCAGAACATACATAAAGAGTACTCCTGA